The sequence ATCGCGATCCGCTGACCGGGCAAACAGACACGCGGGCGGCACGCAATCGCCCGCGGCTACTCGAAGGGAGTGAAACCATGCGGAAATTCCTGCTCACCACGGCAGCGATCCTCGCTGCCCCGATCGCCGCGCTGGCGGCGGAGAAGCCGGCCGAGCTCAAGGTCGGCGTCACCACGTTCCTCACCGGCCCGGCCTCCGTGTTCGGCGTGCCGGCGCGCGATGCCGCCGAGATCATCGTCGGCAAGCTGAACGCCGAAGGCGGCATCGGCGGCGTGCCGGTCGCCCTGTCCTTCATCGACGAGGGTGCCGGCGCCGAGGCGCTGACCACCGAGTTCCGCCGCCAGGTCGAGGGCGGCGCGCATGCCATGATGGGCGCGATCTCCTCCGGCAACTGCCAGACGCTCGCCCCGCTGGCCGAGGACCTCCAGGTCCTGAACCTGATGTGGGACTGCGGCACCCAGCAGATCTTCGAGAAGAACGACTACAAGTACGTCTTCCGCACCCAGGCCAATGCCACGCCGGAAATGCTCGCCACCGTGCTCTACCTGCTGAAGGTGAAGCCGGACTTCAAGACCATCGCCGTCGTCAACCAGGACTACGCCTGGGGCCGTGACAGCTGGCAGATCTTCTCCACCGCGCTGAAGGCCCTGAAGCCGGACGTCGAGGTGGTCGGCGAGTTCTTCCCCAAGTTCGGCGCCGCCGACTTCTCGACCGAGATCTCCCGCCTGCAGGCGATGCAGCCCGACGTCATCCTGTCGACCTCCTGGGGCGGCGACCTCGACACGTTCATCCAGCAGGCGGCCCAGCGCGGCCTGATGAACACCTCGACCTTCGTCATCCCGCTGGCCGAAAGCTCCCTGGAGCGTCTCGGCTCGACCCTGCCGGCCGGCCACATCGTCGGCGCGCGCGGCGACCACTACTTCCTGCATCCGGACCGTCGCGACGACGCGGACTTCAAGGAGTTCATGGCAGCCTTCGAGGAAAAGACCGGCGCCCATGCGATCTACCCGGTCTTCCACATGTCGCAGGCGCTTGCCGCGCTGAAGGCGGCCTACGAGAAGGCGATCGCGGCCAAGGGCGGCGAGTGGCCGGAAGAGGACGAGGTCATCGCGGCCTTCGAGGGCCTGACCTTCCAGGGTCTCGGCCGTGAGGTCACCATCCGCGAGGACAACCAGGGCATCGAGGCCCAGCTCCTCGGCATGAGCGTCCAGAGCGGCGAATACCCCTTCGCCACGCTGGAAAACATCATGATCTTCGACGGCGCCGCACTGACCACCCCGGTCGGCCAGGAGTCGGTCGAATGGGTCAGCAAGCTCACGCCGGAATACGCCGCGAGCGTGAAGGTCGACAGCTACGAGAAGTAAGAAGCGCCGGGACAGAACGAGCGGATCTGGGCAGGCGTGCCCGGGTCCGCTCTCCCCGGCCTTCCTCCCGGCCCGCCCCGGACGGCACCCCGTCCGGGGCGGTTGCCGAACACGCCGCCGCAGAAGACCTGCGGACTGTTCCGCCCATCGACCGAATGGACGACCATGAACCTCACCATCTTCCTTCTGGCCCTGTTCGACGGCATCGCCTATGCGGCCCTCGTCTTCAGTGTCGCCGTGGGGCTCACGCTGATCTTCGGCGTGATGCGCATCCTCAACGTCGCGCACGGTTCGCTCTATGCGGTCGGCGCGTATCTGACGGCCACGCTCACCGGCTACGTGCTGGCGCTCGGTTTCGCGCCGCTGCTGGCCTTCCCGCTGATGATCGTCTCGGCGGTCCTGGTCGGCGTGCTGCTCGGCGGCCCGATCGAATGGCTGCTGCTGCGCCGGATCTACAACAAGCCGGAAGTGCTCCAGCTGCTGGTCACCTTCGCCGTCTTCATGATCCTGGAGGACGTGCAGCGGCTGGTCTGGGGCACCCAGCCCTATTTCCAGGCCTCGGCGCTGCAGGCGCTCGGCATGGTGAAGGTGTTCGGCGTCAACTACACCGTCTACCAGCTGATCCTGTTGCCGCTGCTGGCGCTGACGCTGCTGGTGGGCCTGCGCTTCTTCCTGCGCCACACCATCCTCGGCAAGCTGATCCTGGCGACCACCGAGGACCGCGAGGCGGCCCAGTCCATCGGCATCGACGCCGACAAGGTGTTCCTGGTGACCTTTATCGTCGGCGCGGCCCTTGCCGGGCTCGGCGGCGCGCTGGCCTCGCCCACCACCTCGATCCTGCCGGGCATGGGCGCGGACATGATCGTGCTGTCCTTCGCCGTGGTGGCGACCGCAGGCCTCGGCCAGATCGAGGGCGCGGCCTTCACCGCGCTGCTGATCGGCCTCGGCCGCTCCTTCGCGGTCTATGTCTGGCCCGAGACGGCGGTGCTCGTCCCCTATCTCATCATGCTCGTCGTCCTGCTGGTGCGCCCGGAAGGGCTGTTCGGCAGCCCGACCGCGCGCAAGATCTGAGGAGGAACGGATGACCTTTCGTCTGGCCATTCCGGCCCTTCTCGTGCTCGCCATCGCCGCGATCCCCTTTGCCGCGCCGCAGCTCCAACTCCTGATGAACCTGGCGCTCGCCAAGGGCATCGCCGTCGTCGGCGTGACGGTGCTGCTGCGCGCCGGCCAGGTGTCCTTCGGCCACGCGCTCTACTTCGCCATTGCCGCCTATGCCGCCGCCTTCCTGTCGGCCTCCATGCCCGGCGCGGACCTCATTCTGGTGCTCGTCGTCGCGGTCGCCGGCGCGGTGCTGTCCGGCGTCATCGTCGGCCTGTTCGTGGTGCGCTACCGCGGCATCTTCTTCGGCATGCTGAACCTTGCCTTCTCGATGATCTTCTGGTCGATCCTGGAGAAGTTCTACCACTACACGGGCGGCGCCGACGGCATCCGCCTGCCGCGCCCGACCGTGTTCGGCATGGCGCTGGAGCGCGGTCCGTTCGAGCTGATCATGTTCTACCTGTCGGTGGCCCTGGTGCTCCTGCTCGGCTGGTTCACCATGCGCTGGTTCGCCTCGCCCGCCGGCCAGATCTTCCAGACCATCAAGACCAACGAGACCCGCCTGCAATATCTCGGCGTCTCGCCGCAGCGCGCGCTGCTGTCCGGCTACATCCTGTCGGCGGCCCTGTGCGGCACCGGCGGCGTCATCATGGGCATCGTCCAGGGTGTCGTGACGCCGGAATTCGCCTGGTGGATCCGTTCGGGCGAGATGGTCTTCATCGCCGTGCTCGGCGGTGCGGGCTCGGTCGCCGGCGCCTTCGTCGGCGCGGTCATCTACGAGACCATCCGCACCTACGCCTCGGCCTTTGCCGGCGACGTGTGGCAGATGGTGCTCGGCGGCTTCCTGCTCGTCATCATCCTGTTCGCACCCAAGGGTGTGATCGGCATCTACGACGCGGCGCTTGCCCGCCTGACCGGCAAAGGGAGGTCGGAATGAGCGAGATTCTTCTCGAAGCCCGAAACCTGCAGATCAGCTTCGGCGGCGTGGTCGCTGCCGACGACGTGTCGCTCGCCATCGAGCGGGGCAAGAACCTTGCGATCATCGGCCCGAACGGCGCCGGCAAGACGACGTTCCTGAACATCTGCACCGGCTGGATCAAGCCGACCAAGGGCAAGGTCTATTTCGAGGGCCAGGACGTCACGCCGCTGCCGCCGCGCCGCATCGTGCGGCTCGGCGTAGCCCGTGCCTTCCAGATCCCGCAGCTGTTCACCGAGCACACCGCGCTGGAGAACCTGCTGATCTCGGCCGCCGCCCGCGAGCAGCTGCGCCATCCGCTGCAGGACCTGCACCGCATCCGCGAGCGGGCCGAGATGCTGCACCTGCTCGACATGGTCGGCTGCGCCGATGTCGCCGACCGGCTGGTGGTGGAGCTCTCGGAAGGCCAGCGCAAGCTGGTCGACATCGCCGTGGCGCTGGCCCTGCGGCCGAAACTGCTGCTGATGGACGAGCCGACCTCTGGCGTCGCCTCGTCGGAGAAGTTCAAGATCATGGAAATCCTGGTCAAGGCCCTGTCCGAGGCGAAGGTGACGAGCGTCTTCGTCGAGCACGACATGGGCATCGTCTCGCGCTACGCCGACGAGGTGGCCGTGTGGGCCGCCGGCCGGCTGCAGATGCAGGGATCGCCGGAGGAAATCCTGCGCCATCCCGACGTGATCCGCGACGTCATCGGGGAGGCCGTGTGATGCTGGAGCTGAGCAATGTCGGCGCCTCGATCGGCATCATCCCGATCCTGCGCAATCTCGACGTCACCGTCGGCGCCGCCGAGACCGTTGCCCTGATCGGCCGCAACGGCGCCGGAAAGACCACCTTCCTGCGCTCGATCATGGGCTTCACCACGGTCACCGGGTCGATCCGCTTCGAGGGTGAGGACATCACCGGCCTGTTGCCGGCGAAGCGTCCGGGCCTGGGCATCGGCTACGCGCCGGAGGACCGCCGCCTGTTCTCTGCCTTCACGGTGGAGGAGAACATCCTGCTGCCGGCGCAGGTCGCCAAGCTGGATGCGGCCGAGACCAAGCGCCGGCTCGACCGGGTCTACGACATCCTGCCGGAGCTGAAGACCATGGCCGGCCGCCCGGCCGGCAACGTCTCCGGCGGCCAGGGCAAGATGGTCGCGCTTGGCCGCGCCCTGATGCTGGGCACGCGCCTCGTCATGCTGGACGAGCCGTTCCAGGGCCTCGCCCCGGCACTGGCGCTGCGCTACGCCGAGGCGCTGAAGGCGCTGCGCGACGCCGACCGGACGGTGACCCTGATCATCACCGAATCCAACCCCTCCCTGCTGCGCGGCTTTGCCGGCCGCACGCTCCTGATCGAGCGCGGAGAAGTCTCCGAAAGCTCGCTCGAGCACGAAAGGACACACTGATGACTGCCACCAACGCGCCGCTGCCGCGCGCCCTCAACCTGATCGACGGGACATGGGTGCCGGCGGCTTCCGGCAAGGAGATGGACGTGCGCTCGCCGATCGACGGCGAGGTCTTCACGAAGATCGCCGACAGCGGTCCCGAGGATGTCGATGCCGCGGTCATGGCCGCCCGCGCCGCCTTCGATGGCGGTCCCTGGTCGAAGCTGACGGCGGCCGAGCGCGGCCGGCTGATGGTCCGCCTCGGCAACCGGATCCTGGAAGAAGCCGAGGCGCTTGCCCGGCTGGAGACCATGGACAACGGCAAGCCGATCAAGCAGTCGCGCGCCGACATGATCGCCACCGCCCGCTACTTCGAATATTACGGCGGCGCGGCCGACAAGGTGCATGGCGAGGTCATTCCCTTCCTCAAC comes from Stappia sp. 28M-7 and encodes:
- a CDS encoding ABC transporter substrate-binding protein, whose amino-acid sequence is MRKFLLTTAAILAAPIAALAAEKPAELKVGVTTFLTGPASVFGVPARDAAEIIVGKLNAEGGIGGVPVALSFIDEGAGAEALTTEFRRQVEGGAHAMMGAISSGNCQTLAPLAEDLQVLNLMWDCGTQQIFEKNDYKYVFRTQANATPEMLATVLYLLKVKPDFKTIAVVNQDYAWGRDSWQIFSTALKALKPDVEVVGEFFPKFGAADFSTEISRLQAMQPDVILSTSWGGDLDTFIQQAAQRGLMNTSTFVIPLAESSLERLGSTLPAGHIVGARGDHYFLHPDRRDDADFKEFMAAFEEKTGAHAIYPVFHMSQALAALKAAYEKAIAAKGGEWPEEDEVIAAFEGLTFQGLGREVTIREDNQGIEAQLLGMSVQSGEYPFATLENIMIFDGAALTTPVGQESVEWVSKLTPEYAASVKVDSYEK
- a CDS encoding branched-chain amino acid ABC transporter permease, yielding MNLTIFLLALFDGIAYAALVFSVAVGLTLIFGVMRILNVAHGSLYAVGAYLTATLTGYVLALGFAPLLAFPLMIVSAVLVGVLLGGPIEWLLLRRIYNKPEVLQLLVTFAVFMILEDVQRLVWGTQPYFQASALQALGMVKVFGVNYTVYQLILLPLLALTLLVGLRFFLRHTILGKLILATTEDREAAQSIGIDADKVFLVTFIVGAALAGLGGALASPTTSILPGMGADMIVLSFAVVATAGLGQIEGAAFTALLIGLGRSFAVYVWPETAVLVPYLIMLVVLLVRPEGLFGSPTARKI
- a CDS encoding branched-chain amino acid ABC transporter permease; translated protein: MTFRLAIPALLVLAIAAIPFAAPQLQLLMNLALAKGIAVVGVTVLLRAGQVSFGHALYFAIAAYAAAFLSASMPGADLILVLVVAVAGAVLSGVIVGLFVVRYRGIFFGMLNLAFSMIFWSILEKFYHYTGGADGIRLPRPTVFGMALERGPFELIMFYLSVALVLLLGWFTMRWFASPAGQIFQTIKTNETRLQYLGVSPQRALLSGYILSAALCGTGGVIMGIVQGVVTPEFAWWIRSGEMVFIAVLGGAGSVAGAFVGAVIYETIRTYASAFAGDVWQMVLGGFLLVIILFAPKGVIGIYDAALARLTGKGRSE
- a CDS encoding ABC transporter ATP-binding protein; the protein is MSEILLEARNLQISFGGVVAADDVSLAIERGKNLAIIGPNGAGKTTFLNICTGWIKPTKGKVYFEGQDVTPLPPRRIVRLGVARAFQIPQLFTEHTALENLLISAAAREQLRHPLQDLHRIRERAEMLHLLDMVGCADVADRLVVELSEGQRKLVDIAVALALRPKLLLMDEPTSGVASSEKFKIMEILVKALSEAKVTSVFVEHDMGIVSRYADEVAVWAAGRLQMQGSPEEILRHPDVIRDVIGEAV
- a CDS encoding ABC transporter ATP-binding protein is translated as MLELSNVGASIGIIPILRNLDVTVGAAETVALIGRNGAGKTTFLRSIMGFTTVTGSIRFEGEDITGLLPAKRPGLGIGYAPEDRRLFSAFTVEENILLPAQVAKLDAAETKRRLDRVYDILPELKTMAGRPAGNVSGGQGKMVALGRALMLGTRLVMLDEPFQGLAPALALRYAEALKALRDADRTVTLIITESNPSLLRGFAGRTLLIERGEVSESSLEHERTH